From a single Apium graveolens cultivar Ventura chromosome 2, ASM990537v1, whole genome shotgun sequence genomic region:
- the LOC141708248 gene encoding plastidial pyruvate kinase 2-like, protein MAATRSIQSSFANPSFGSLQSRKTVGFASRVFVSNNARKSQRASVRFSVAVNTPRAALHVEDVTKEIEKAGDTSVSMWSKPTVKRKTKIVCTIGPSTDTREMIWKLAEAGMNVARMNMSHGDHASHQKVIDLVKEYNNEHKDNVIAIMLDTKGPEVRSGDLPEPVMLLPGQEFTFTIKRGVGTADCVSVNYDDFVNDVDAGDMLLVDGGMMSLVVKSKDEDSVKCEVVDGGELKSRRHLNVRGKSATLPSITEKDWDDIKFGVDNKVDFYAVSFVKDAEVVHELKAYLKSCGADIHVIPKIESADSIPNLHSIIAASDGAMVARGDLGAELPVEEVPSLQEEIIRLCRSMGKAVIVATNMLESMIVHPTPTRAEVSDIAIAVKEGSDAVMLSGETAHGKFPLKAVQVMHAVSLRTEATIFGGETPPNLGKAFKNHTSEMFAFHATMMSNNLKASIVVFTRTGSMAILLSHYRPSGTIFAFTNEITVHRRLALYQGVTPIYMPFSDDAEKTFEDASTFLKEQGMVKEGEQVALVQSGKQPIWRLQSTHNIQIRKV, encoded by the exons ATGGCGGCTACGAGATCGATACAGAGTTCATTTGCAAACCCTAGCTTTGGATCTCTTCAGAGCCGCAAGACTGTTGGATTTGCTTCTAGAGTGTTCGTTTCCAACAATGCCAGGAAAAGTCAGCGCGCTTCTGTTCGGTTCAGTGTTGCGGTCAACACTCCTCGTGCTGCTCTTCATGTTGAAGACGTAACTAAG GAAATTGAGAAGGCAGGTGATACATCAGTGAGTATGTGGTCTAAGCCAACGGTTAAACGAAAGACAAAGATTGTGTGTACAATTGGTCCTTCAACCGATACTCGTGAGATGATCTGGAAGTTGGCTGAGGCAGGAATGAATGTTGCGAGGATGAATATGTCTCATGGAGATCACGCGTCTCACCAGAAAGTTATTGATTTAGTTAAAGAATATAATAACGAGCACAAAGATAATGTTATTGCCATCATGCTTGATACCAAG GGTCCAGAGGTTAGGAGTGGTGACTTGCCTGAACCAGTAATGTTATTACCTGGCCAAGAATTCACATTCACAATCAAAAGAGGAGTTGGCACTGCTGACTGTGTCAGTGTTAACTATGACGATTTTGTGAATGATGTTGATGCCGGTGATATGCTTCTTGTTGATG GTGGTATGATGTCATTAGTGgtcaaatctaaagatgaagaTTCAGTTAAGTGTGAAGTTGTTGATGGTGGCGAGCTCAAATCAAGAAGACATCTAAATGTCCGGGGAAAAAGTGCTACATTGCCATCCATTACTG AAAAAGACTGGGATGATATCAAGTTTGGAGTGGACAATAAAGTTGACTTCTATGCAGTTTCCTTTGTTAAAGATGCTGAGGTGGTGCATGAATTGAAGGCCTACTTAAaaa GTTGTGGTGCGGATATACATGTTATTCCAAAGATTGAAAGTGCAGATTCCATACCAAATCTGCATTCTATAATTGCTGCATCTGATGGG GCCATGGTTGCTAGAGGAGATCTTGGTGCTGAGCTTCCAGTTGAGGAGGTCCCATCGTTGCAG GAAGAGATAATTAGGTTGTGTCGTAGTATGGGGAAAGCTGTTATAGTGGCAACGAATATGCTGGAAAGCATGATTGTTCATCCGACACCAACGCGAGCTGAGGTATCAGACATTGCGATAGCTGTTAAAGAGGGTTCTGATGCAGTTATGCTTTCTGGAGAAACTGCCCATGGGAA ATTTCCATTGAAAGCTGTCCAAGTCATGCATGCAGTTTCCCTTCGGACTGAAGCAACTATTTTTGGTGGGGAAACACCACCTAATCTAGGAAAAGCATTCAAA AACCATACAAGTGAAATGTTTGCATTTCATGCCACAATGATGTCCAACAATCTGAAGGCCTCAATAGTGGTGTTCACAAGAACTGGTTCCATGGCTATCCTTCTCAGCCATTATCGACCTTCTGGAACCATTTTCGCCTTTACAAATGA AATTACGGTACACCGGAGGTTAGCTTTATATCAAGGAGTTACCCCAATATACATGCCGTTCTCAGATGATGCAGAAAAGACCTTTGAAGATGCATCAACTTTCTTGAAG GAGCAAGGGATGGTAAAGGAGGGAGAACAAGTAGCTCTTGTGCAGAGTGGCAAACAGCCAATCTGGCGATTGCAGTCCACCCACAATATCCAGATCAGGAAAGTGTAA
- the LOC141708249 gene encoding acidic endochitinase-like — MASISAKLILLFLTFTCALFHSSEGAGIAVYWGQSGNEGSLASTCASGNYKYVLIAFLITSGSGRTPALNLAGHCNPATNGCTFLSSQISTCQSNGIKVLLSLGGGQGSDTSMTSPADARQVATYLYNHFLGGQSTSRPFGSAILDGIDFDIEHGSNLYYDDLARALSGFSTPQRKVYLSAAPQCPIPDAKLNAAIQTGLFDYVWIQFYNNPQCHYTGTATNLLARWRQWAAATPSRSQIFLGLPAASAAAPSGGYISPNALISEVLPSIKTTPSYGGVMLWNKLFDTSFSSAIKNSI; from the coding sequence ATGGCAAGCATTTCTGCAAAACTCATTTTGCTCTTCCTCACATTCACTTGTGCACTTTTCCATTCCTCCGAAGGTGCTGGAATTGCCGTCTACTGGGGACAAAGCGGCAATGAAGGCTCCTTGGCTTCCACTTGCGCCTCAGGAAACTACAAGTACGTACTCATAGCTTTCTTGATAACCTCCGGGAGTGGCCGAACTCCGGCCCTCAACTTAGCTGGCCATTGTAATCCTGCCACCAACGGCTGCACCTTCTTGAGCTCTCAAATTTCCACTTGCCAAAGCAATGGCATCAAAGTCCTCCTTTCTCTTGGGGGCGGACAAGGATCAGATACAAGTATGACTTCTCCGGCTGATGCCAGGCAAGTAGCTACGTACCTGTACAACCACTTCTTAGGTGGCCAATCAACATCTCGCCCTTTTGGGAGTGCCATATTAGATGGCATAGACTTTGACATCGAACACGGTTCAAATCTTTATTATGATGATCTTGCCCGAGCTCTCTCTGGATTCAGCACACCACAAAGGAAAGTGTACTTGTCAGCAGCACCACAGTGTCCAATCCCTGATGCTAAACTCAACGCTGCAATTCAAACCGGACTTTTCGACTACGTTTGGATACAGTTCTACAACAACCCACAGTGTCATTATACAGGCACTGCTACTAATCTCTTGGCAAGGTGGAGACAGTGGGCTGCTGCAACTCCGTCACGCAGTCAGATTTTTCTTGGATTACCAGCGGCTAGTGCAGCAGCACCCAGCGGAGGTTATATTTCACCGAATGCATTGATCTCTGAAGTTCTTCCAAGTATAAAAACTACACCAAGTTATGGCGGGGTCATGCTGTGGAATAAGCTGTTTGATACAAGCTTTAGTTCTGCTATCAAGAACAGCATCTAA